From Vigna unguiculata cultivar IT97K-499-35 chromosome 5, ASM411807v1, whole genome shotgun sequence, the proteins below share one genomic window:
- the LOC114186233 gene encoding protein VTE6, chloroplastic isoform X2 yields MALCAFQQCHDISFGFSDFGHWAVSLRHRCCFSARNAYLARFWAFWVLPCCCLLCYSATKVKMAQKVAQGVAEKRRGRRGPGSVIGSSAAGCICAFLTIFGVGGETFSRLWRLGFVASFCTKLSDTVSSEIGKAYGKTTYLVTTFKVVPRGTEGAVSVEGTLAGIVASVVLAFISFLVGEVGSHEAIICVLAAQIANLGESVIGAALQEKEGFKWLNNDAVNVINILMGSIIAVFMQQALQIWCS; encoded by the exons ATGGCACTCTGCGCTTTTCAGCAATGCCATGATATTTCTTTTGGGTTCTCCGATTTTGGTCACTGGGCTGTCTCTCTCCGGCATCGTTGCTGCTTTTCTGCTCGGAACGCTTACTTGGCGCGCTTTTGGGCCTTCTGGGTTCTTCCTTGTTGCTGTCTACTTTGTTATT CTGCTACAAAGGTCAAAATGGCGCAGAAAGTGGCTCAGGGTGTTGCTGagaaaagaagaggaagaaggggtCCCGGTAGTGTTATTGGATCTAGTGCTGCTGGTTGCATTTGCGCTTTCCTTACTATTTTCGGTGTTGGGGGAGAGACATTTTCTAGGCTTTGGAGGCTCGGGTTTGTTGCCAGTTTCTGTACCAAGTTGAGTGACACTGTCTCAAGTGAGATTGGGAAGGCATATGGAAAAACAAC GTACCTAGTTACGACATTTAAGGTAGTTCCAAGAGGCACAGAAGGGGCTGTCAGTGTTGAAGGAACCTTGGCTGGAATTGTAGCTTCCGTAGTTCTTGCTTTTATCAGTTTTCTCGTGGGTGAG GTTGGTTCACATGAAGCAATTATATGTGTCCTTGCTGCTCAGATTGCTAATCTTGGCGAGAGTGTAATTGGTGCTGCACTTCAAGAGAAGGAAGGATTTAAATGG cTCAACAATGACGCAGtcaatgtcatcaacatattaATGGGCAGCATCATAGCCGTCTTCATGCAGCAAGCACTCCAGATCTGGTGTTCTTAA
- the LOC114186233 gene encoding protein VTE6, chloroplastic isoform X1, translated as MESATWSNPLSFSFFNSHSRHPSQYKFMAFSTLQTFPVPSFSFTFSSSFSSSSSSSSSHLKPSSSFPKPTTLLLNPRPLRSFPRAMHASSIQDAIGGAISLVQSSPATWHSALFSNAMIFLLGSPILVTGLSLSGIVAAFLLGTLTWRAFGPSGFFLVAVYFVIGTAATKVKMAQKVAQGVAEKRRGRRGPGSVIGSSAAGCICAFLTIFGVGGETFSRLWRLGFVASFCTKLSDTVSSEIGKAYGKTTYLVTTFKVVPRGTEGAVSVEGTLAGIVASVVLAFISFLVGEVGSHEAIICVLAAQIANLGESVIGAALQEKEGFKWLNNDAVNVINILMGSIIAVFMQQALQIWCS; from the exons ATGGAATCAGCGACATGGAGTAACCCtctctcattttcatttttcaattccCATTCACGCCATCCCTCCCAATACAAATTTATGGCCTTTTCAACTCTCCAAACCTTCCCAGTaccttccttttcttttactttttcttcttctttttcttcttcttcttcttcttcttcttcccaccTCAAACCCTCTTCTTCCTTTCCAAAACCCACCACTCTACTCCTCAACCCTCGTCCTCTTCGCTCTTTCCCTCGCGCCATGCACGCCTCGTCCATCCAAGATGCCATTGGAGGGGCAATTTCCCTCGTCCAATCGTCTCCCGCTACATGGCACTCTGCGCTTTTCAGCAATGCCATGATATTTCTTTTGGGTTCTCCGATTTTGGTCACTGGGCTGTCTCTCTCCGGCATCGTTGCTGCTTTTCTGCTCGGAACGCTTACTTGGCGCGCTTTTGGGCCTTCTGGGTTCTTCCTTGTTGCTGTCTACTTTGTTATT GGTACAGCTGCTACAAAGGTCAAAATGGCGCAGAAAGTGGCTCAGGGTGTTGCTGagaaaagaagaggaagaaggggtCCCGGTAGTGTTATTGGATCTAGTGCTGCTGGTTGCATTTGCGCTTTCCTTACTATTTTCGGTGTTGGGGGAGAGACATTTTCTAGGCTTTGGAGGCTCGGGTTTGTTGCCAGTTTCTGTACCAAGTTGAGTGACACTGTCTCAAGTGAGATTGGGAAGGCATATGGAAAAACAAC GTACCTAGTTACGACATTTAAGGTAGTTCCAAGAGGCACAGAAGGGGCTGTCAGTGTTGAAGGAACCTTGGCTGGAATTGTAGCTTCCGTAGTTCTTGCTTTTATCAGTTTTCTCGTGGGTGAG GTTGGTTCACATGAAGCAATTATATGTGTCCTTGCTGCTCAGATTGCTAATCTTGGCGAGAGTGTAATTGGTGCTGCACTTCAAGAGAAGGAAGGATTTAAATGG cTCAACAATGACGCAGtcaatgtcatcaacatattaATGGGCAGCATCATAGCCGTCTTCATGCAGCAAGCACTCCAGATCTGGTGTTCTTAA